The DNA region ACACTTCTCTTTCGTTATTTCTCATCCCTCGAGAGATATATTCATACAAAAACTCTCCGGTAATCACACCGGGGATGATGACTTTTTGAGCTCCATCAGCAACTAACTTTTTAGCTTCGCCAGGTTCATCACTAGTGAGAATGATTTTAGCGTTCGGTGCGAGTTTGCTAAGAGTAGAAAGCAAACGGTTGTTATTGGTTCCTTTTAAAAAGGAATCAGAAATAGTACAAATCACCATCGAAGCATCGTGGAGGCCAATATGGGATAAAGAATCGGGATGGGCAAGATCAGCATAAGCCCATTGGAATCCTTTGTTTGTGAGTTCGTCCTTAAAAGCAGGATTGTAGTCAGCAATGATGATCCGTTTGATGAGGGACGGAGATAAGTCTTCTAAGTATTCCACAAAGGCACGGGCAATGCGGAAATAACCAAGGACAATAATATCTCGTACCATTCCATCACCATGGCCGCCATGCCCACCGTGACCTGATTTATCATCCTTTCCAGAATCTTCCGTTTGATCAGAAATTCCTACACGAGCGAGTAATCTTTCAAAGGTCGCAGCGATATTATGGTTATACATAATGATGTATGTGGAGAGAACTGATGCAATGATGGTCGAAGTTAAAATCACCGCTTGTAGTTTTGGGGTGATGTGTTCGAACCCAGCACCTAACGCTAAGATCACGAGAGAGAACTCTGAAATTTGTGCTAGGTTGAGTGCAGTTAAAAAACCATTCCGAACCCCTTTGTTGAGTTTGATGATGACGGGAGCAATAGTAATCATCCTTACAAATAACATAAGAGTGATGATGGCTGCAGATAGGCCGATGACTTCCAAACTAGGAAGAGGTACTTTTAGTCCTAGAGCCACAAAGAATAGAGTCACAAAAAAGTCTCGGATACCAATCAGTTTGGATATGACATCAGCACCATAAGGGAAAGCGGCAATACTCATACCGGCAACAAGAGCACCCATTTCTTTTGATAGTCCCACTTTACCTGCGATCCCACAAACAAAGAAACACCACATAATTGATGTTAAAAGAATGAGTTCTGGGCTACTCGCGCATGCTTTGTACAACTTTGCCAAAACATAACGACTGACACTAAAACTAAAAGCGATCAGTAAAACGATGATTCCAACAGAAGTGAGGATTTTTAAGATTTCAGGATTGTTTAAGTTAGGTTGTACCCCCATAAACAAAATGGCCCAGATGTCTTGGAAAACCAAAACCCCTACGGTTAGTTTTCCTGAGAGGGTGTTGATTTCAACTTTGTCCTGTAGTAACTTAACAACGATTAGTGTAGAACTAAGGGAGAGTGCGACAGCAATATAGAGGAGATCAAATTTTTCAGAACCAATGGGCAGCCCGAAAAAAGGAAACACGGAATATACGAAGGCAACGGAAAGTGTAAACTGAAGGATTCCCAGAGTGAACATAGCCTTACCCATTTTTGCGAGTTCAGCCAAATTGATTTCTAATCCGATGATGAAAAGTAGTAGGATGAGTCCAATTTCCGAAATGAGTTCGATACTGGCTTCATTGGTGACAAGTTCGAAACCCATTTCTTTGCCAAGCATAGCCCCACCGATAATATAACCTAAAATTAACGGTTGTTTGAGGACTCTGGCAATGTGACTTAAGACTGTAGCGAAAATAATACTAAGACCGATGTCTTGTAATAGCGACTCTTCCCCGTGCATAGAAACCTTCTTTAGGAAGAAGTTTAGA from Leptospira noumeaensis includes:
- a CDS encoding cation:proton antiporter, encoding MHGEESLLQDIGLSIIFATVLSHIARVLKQPLILGYIIGGAMLGKEMGFELVTNEASIELISEIGLILLLFIIGLEINLAELAKMGKAMFTLGILQFTLSVAFVYSVFPFFGLPIGSEKFDLLYIAVALSLSSTLIVVKLLQDKVEINTLSGKLTVGVLVFQDIWAILFMGVQPNLNNPEILKILTSVGIIVLLIAFSFSVSRYVLAKLYKACASSPELILLTSIMWCFFVCGIAGKVGLSKEMGALVAGMSIAAFPYGADVISKLIGIRDFFVTLFFVALGLKVPLPSLEVIGLSAAIITLMLFVRMITIAPVIIKLNKGVRNGFLTALNLAQISEFSLVILALGAGFEHITPKLQAVILTSTIIASVLSTYIIMYNHNIAATFERLLARVGISDQTEDSGKDDKSGHGGHGGHGDGMVRDIIVLGYFRIARAFVEYLEDLSPSLIKRIIIADYNPAFKDELTNKGFQWAYADLAHPDSLSHIGLHDASMVICTISDSFLKGTNNNRLLSTLSKLAPNAKIILTSDEPGEAKKLVADGAQKVIIPGVITGEFLYEYISRGMRNNEREV